GCGCGCCGCATGGTTGTAGGCCAAGGCAGCCCGCGGTAACATCCTTTAAGCTCGGCAGAGGAAGCCGTGTGTCGTTACTGGCGTTTGTCGTGTCCGTGCGGATTGCCTGATGCGTATCGGGTGAAGAATCACTGAGACAGGCAAAATCGGTGGGACACTCTCTCGATAGCTTCCCGCAAGGAAGTTTAGCACTCCCTAAGTGGACGAATGGCGCCCTCGCGGCGAGAAAACTGCGGAGTTGAATCCGCGAGACTGCTTATGACGCCTGTAGCGGATGTGCCGACGACTGAGGTCCATGCTCGTGCCGACATGAGAATCCGCTTCCTTCGGCGTCCGTCCCGCGGGTAAGCCCAGGGTCGGACTACCTTCGTCGGCGCGGCATTTCGCACGACGTTGGTTCGGTGGTGTACCTGGCACACCCCGCATGCGAACCAAAAGTAGAGGCTATCCGCTCCCGGACAAATTCAAGCGTGCTCCAAACAAACCTTGGCCGCGGGGAACGAGAATCGCCACTAGTTTACCGGTCGGCGAGACGGCCGCCCACTCGCCGTCCGTTTGCGGCGCCACGTCAGGTAGCGCAACAAATCGCCCTTGTGCCACCTGGACGGCCTGATCTTCTGTCAAATCCACGAGGGGCAAGTTGCGTATCGCCTCCAATGGTGGACGCAGAAACTGCACCAGCGACTCGCACTGCAGTCCATTACATGGGCATGACTCGGTCAGATGGAACTCACCGATTTCTGTGCGGACTAGCGCCGACATCACGGCGGCCGTGCCAACCGCTTCCGCCAAGTCGCGCCCCAGAGAACGCACATACGTGCCTGAGCCGCAGCGAATATCTAACGTCAATTCTGGATAAACGTATTCGATTACCTCGATCGCATGAATCGTGATGGGGCGTGGTGCGAGCGCCACTCCTTGACCAGCCCGTGCCAGAGCATACGAGCGTCGGCCGGCAACTTTCAGCGCCGAGAAAATCGGCGGCCGCTGCATGATCTCGCCGGTGAAGCGGACCGCGGCAGCGCGAATTTCGT
This sequence is a window from Pirellulales bacterium. Protein-coding genes within it:
- the truB gene encoding tRNA pseudouridine(55) synthase TruB; this encodes MTDRPLSGVLNIHKPSGMTSRDVVDVVKRLVRPARTGHAGTLDPLATGVLVVCVGSATRLIEYVQRQAKRYRATFLLGRSSPTEDVEGDVTMLADAPRPSINEIRAAAVRFTGEIMQRPPIFSALKVAGRRSYALARAGQGVALAPRPITIHAIEVIEYVYPELTLDIRCGSGTYVRSLGRDLAEAVGTAAVMSALVRTEIGEFHLTESCPCNGLQCESLVQFLRPPLEAIRNLPLVDLTEDQAVQVAQGRFVALPDVAPQTDGEWAAVSPTGKLVAILVPRGQGLFGARLNLSGSG